A single window of Narcine bancroftii isolate sNarBan1 chromosome 13, sNarBan1.hap1, whole genome shotgun sequence DNA harbors:
- the echdc3 gene encoding enoyl-CoA hydratase domain-containing protein 3, mitochondrial, with protein MGVLCAAGRNLWRGAKLIGSGPKLREGRPWSRCQVRQAGGAAPDALTLRTQLGGIRSIVLNNPKKRNALSLAMLESLRTDLLHEAGSNDLRVIVISAEGPVFSSGHDLKELSSTRDHHIQVFAVCTEVMSLLQDIPVPVIAKVNGLATAAGCQLVASCDIAVVSDKSKFATPGVNVGLFCSTPAVAVGRSVPQKVSLEMLFTGEPISAHDALQHGLVSRVVPEDQLDEETMKIASKICQTSRSVVALGKATFYKQIAQDRNKAYQIASQVMVDNLALKDGKEGIEAFLQKRRPIWSHSTETANR; from the exons ATGGGCGTCCTGTGCGCTGCAGGACGGAACCTGTGGAGGGGAGCGAAGCTGATCGGGTCCGGCCCCAAGCTGCGTGAGGGCCGACCCTGGAGCCGATGCCAGGTCCGACAGGCCGGGGGAGCGGCCCCGGACGCTCTGACCCTCAGGACCCAGCTCGGGGGCATCAG GAGTATAGTGCTAAATAACCCCAAGAAAAGGAATGCCCTTTCACTGGCCATGCTGGAGTCCCTGCGCACAGACCTTCTCCACGAGGCTGGGAGCAATGATCTGCGAGTTATCGTCATTTCAG CTGAAGGACCGGTATTTTCATCAGGCCATGACCTGAAAGAGCTGTCCTCGACACGAGATCATCATATCCAGGTGTTTGCAGTCTGCACTGAA GTCATGAGCCTGCTGCAGGATATCCCAGTGCCGGTCATTGCAAAGGTCAATGGACTGGCCACGGCCGCTGGCTGCCAGCTTGTGGCGAGTTGCGACATTGCCGTGGTGTCAGACAAGTCGAAGTTTGCTACGCCAGGAGTCAATGTTGGGCTGTTCTGTTCCACCCCGGCTGTGGCTGTGGGTAGATCGGTCCCTCAGAAG GTGTCCTTGGAAATGCTGTTCACAGGAGAGCCTATATCTGCCCACGATGCACTGCAGCATGGGCTGGTCAGCAGAGTGGTTCCTGAAGACCAGTTGGATGAAGAGACAATGAAAATTGCCAGCAAGATCTGCCAAACCAGCAGATCTGTTGTAGCACTGGGAAAAGCCACGTTCTACAAGCAGATAGCCCAGGACCGAAACAAGGCCTACCAAATTGCTTCACAAGTCATGGTGGACAATTTGGCACTGAAGGACGGGAAGGAAGGAATCGAAGCCTTTCTGCAGAAGAGGAGACCAATTTGGTCACATTCCACAGAGACAGCAAACAGATAA